TCTTTTAATCTTTCTTTCTTAAAACTTTTTTTGCCGATAGACATATGTACGATACCTTGTTTGTCCGCTCTGTATTCAACTTTACCTTTACGAAATTCTTCAACAGCTTTTTTAACATCCAGAGTAATTGTACCGGTTTTGGGAGAAGGCATAAGTCCTTTTTTACCCAACACCTTACCAAGTACACCCACGAGCTTCATCATGTCCGGTGTTGTAACCAGCACATCAAATTCCACCCAGCCACCTTTGATCTTTTCAATCAAATCTTCACTGCCTACGTAATCGGCTCCGGCCTTTTCAGCCTCTGCCAGTTTCTCACCCTTGGCAATGACAGCTACTTTCGTAGATTTTCCAACACCATGAGGCAATATCAAAGTGCCTCTTACCTGCTGATCACTGTGTTTCACATTGATCCCCAGCCTTACGGTAAGTTCGGTCGATTCATCAAATTTGGCCGCAGGCATCTTGTCCAGTACCTCAAGAGCATCA
The nucleotide sequence above comes from Candidatus Margulisiibacteriota bacterium. Encoded proteins:
- the rplA gene encoding 50S ribosomal protein L1; its protein translation is MRKRSKAYKSKVELVEPHKKYTLSDALEVLDKMPAAKFDESTELTVRLGINVKHSDQQVRGTLILPHGVGKSTKVAVIAKGEKLAEAEKAGADYVGSEDLIEKIKGGWVEFDVLVTTPDMMKLVGVLGKVLGKKGLMPSPKTGTITLDVKKAVEEFRKGKVEYRADKQGIVHMSIGKKSFKKERLKDNILAVYDAILKAKPSSAKGVYIKGVYLAHTMSPGVEVDSMNMN